CCGCAACTACTGGCAACGCCCCTTCACCGTGGATGACCTGTATCTGGCTGATGCACTGGCATCCCACGTGTCGGCGGGGATTGAAGCCGCGCGATTCATGCGTCAGCAGAAAGACATGTTCCTGCAGACCGTTACGGCGATGGCCAACTCGATCGAAATGCGGGACAAGTATACTGGTGGGCACACCGCACGGGTGACGACTTACTCGCTGATTATTGCCGAACAGATGAGTCTGTCCGAAGATGATATTGAAAAGATCCGTATCGGCGGGCCACTGCATGATATTGGTAAGATCGGGATCCCCGACCATATTCTTGGGAAGGAAGGTCGCCTGACCGATGAAGAGCGGGACATCATGAACTCGCACGCAGCGAAAGGCGAAGAAATGCTGCGTTCCATTCCCGCCCTGGATGGGGTGCGACCAATCGTACGCTCCCACCACGAGAAGTGGGATGGCACTGGCTATCCGGATCGTCTTGCGGGAGAAGGGATTCCGTTTCTTGCCCGCCTGCTGGCTGTTGCAGATAGTTTTGATGCAATGACAACCAAACGACCGTACAATAAAAAGAATATCAAAACACCTGAACAGGGTTTTGAAGAAGTTTTGAAGTGTGCTGGAACCCAATTTGACCCCGATTGTGCCAAAGCATTTATTGCCGCACGGGACAAAATTGAAAACGCATTCCATGCCGCAATGGAACGCGAAGGCGAACAGTAACCCTTCCTGTCAGGAAACAACGTATTTTTCCTGGGCTTCCCAAATTGCCCATTTTCACCAGTCTGTGCCCTAGTTCATTCCCCACGTGGGGCTGCAATTTCTCAAATCGGGGAAGCATTAAGACGCACTTGCGAATGTGGTCGTTTTTCATACCCTTTCAATAGTAAATGTTGTCGTAAATTGCTCGTTCAGCACTAACCCCAGGGCTCTCCAGTGAGTGCATCGATTTCTGAATTAAAAGACCGGTTGAAGAGGATTCGCAAAGGGATCATCACCAGCACCAGTGCCGCAGCATCTGGTCACCCCACCAGTTCACTGTCGGCAGCAGAAATGACTACCGCCATCTACTTTGGTGGGTTCATGAAGTTCGACCCGAAAAACCCCACCATGGCAGATCGGGATCGCTTTATTCTCAGCAAGGGTCATGCCGCACCACTGCTGTATGCGGTGATGGCTGAAGCGGGCTACTTCAGTGCGGATCGCCTGGTGACATTGCGAAAACTGGGCAGCGAACTGGAAGGCCACCCCAACATGCGACGGTTGCCCGGTGTGGAAGCGTCCACAGGGTCATTGGGTCAGGGTTTGTCGCTGGGTGTAGGCCATGCGTTGGCAGCCCGCGTCGATGGTCTGAACTACAAAACCTTTGTGGTGATGGGTGACGGCGAAATCAATGAAGGTCAGGTGTGGGAAGCCGCCATGTCTGCGGTGAAGTTCAAACTGGATAACCTGATTGCTGTTGTCGACCAGAATGGCTACCAGCAAACTGGTGCCGCCAAGGATGTGCTGGATTTATCCCCAATCGCCCCACGGTGGGAAGCGTTTGGTTGGGCCGCACAGACAATCAATGGCAACAATCTGGAAGAATGCATCGCCGCACTGACCACCGCCTGCAACACCAGGGGCAAGCCAAGCGTGATCATTTCTCAGACGAAAAAAGGCTATCCGATTAACGACATTCTGGCAGCCGATCCCAACCACCACGGCAAACCACTCAACAAAGAAGAAACCGCACAAGCACTGGCCTTCATTGAAAGCCTGTAACACTCGCACACAAGATACAAGAGAATTGAAAATATGAATATGACCATGGGGAAAGCAACACGAGAAGCATTTGGCATTGCATTAGCCAAACTGGGCGAAGAACGTGCTGATATTGTCGTGGTGGATGGTGACGTGCATAATTCCACCCGCACCGAACTGTTTGCCAAGAAGTTTCCGGAACGATTTTTTAATGTGGGCATTGCCGAATCGAATATGGTGGGTGTTGCAGGCGGCCTTGCCTCCTGCGGAAAGCAGGCCTGGGTATCCAGTTTTGCCACCTTCGTGATGTGCAATTCCTACGATCAATTACGGATGTCGGTGGCATTTCCGTGCCTCGATGTCAAAGTGGTGGGCACGCACGCGGGGATTTCGATTGGTGAAGACGGCCCGTCCCAGATGGGGATTGAAGATGTGGGTCTGGCCTGCAGCCTGCCCAACTTCACCGTAGTGGTGCCATGCGACGAACCGAGTATGCATGCGGCGATCAAAGCGGTTTCCGCAATGAAAGGCCCCGCCTACGTGCGTGCAGGTCGACCAGTAGTGCCGGTGCTCTATCCCGAAGGCTTTACCTTCACATTAGGCAAAGCAAATCAGTTGCGGGCTGGCACCGACCTGACCATCATTGCCAATGGCCTGATGGTAGCACCTTCGCTGCAGGCAGCAGAAATGTTGGCCGCAACGGGCGTGCAGGCCCGCGTGCTCGATTTCCACACGGTAAAGCCATGCGACCACGAAGCAGTACTGGCAGCAGCCAAAGAAACCGGCAAGATTCTGGTGGTGGAAGAGCATTTGCTGCACGGTGGCCTTGGCAGTGTCATCGCCATGTCCGTGGTGAAACAACACCCGGTCCCGATGCGATTTGTGGGGATCGACGACCAGTTTGCAGAATCGGGCACTCCTGAAAGCCTGCTGGAAAAATATGGCTTGAACAGTCAGGCAATTTTCCAGGCTGCCAAGGAATTACTGTAAACTTCCACTTAGGGAATATTCCCACACGGCAAACAGGTCATGTCAGCGCAAATCATTAGCGGGCTGGAACTTAGCAAAACAATTCGGGCAGAAATTGCCAGCGAAGTCCAGCACCTTGTGGCCCGCAATTTACCCCCACCGGGACTGGCAGCGGTGCTGGTAGGCAACCACCCCGCCAGTGAAGTTTATGTCAGTAATAAGGCAAAAGCGTGCGAGTCGGTGGGACTACGCAGTTGGCTGCACCGCCTGCCGGACAATGCCACAGAAAACGATTTACTTCACCTGGTGGACCAGCTAAACCAGGATCCGCAGGTTTCGGGCATTCTGGTTCAGCTTCCATTGCCCCGCCACATGAATGAAGCGGCTATTATCCAGCGAATCGATCCCAAAAAGGATGTGGACGCCTTCCATCCGGAAAATGTGGGGCTGCTGGCGACTGGTTACCCACGATTTTTGCCCTGCACGCCGTTTGGGGTGCAGCAGATGCTGGAACGAAGTGGCATCCCCACCCAAGGTAAGCGGGCGGTCATCATTGGACGCAGCAATATTGTGGGCAAGCCGCTGGGGCTGATCATGATGCAGAAACCCACGCACCACTTCCCGCAGGCGTGTAATTCCACTGTGACGGTGGTGCACAGTAATTCGGAAGAACTGGCGGAAATTGCCCGCACCGCCGATATTCTGATTGCTGCGGTGGGTAAACCACGATTTGTCACCGCCGAAATGGTGAAACCGGGTGCAGCCGTCATCGACGTGGGGATCAATTCAGTCGATGGCAAGCTGGTAGGTGATGTCGATGCAGACCAGGTCGCACCAATTGCAAGCTGGTTATCTCCGGTGCCCAAAGGGGTGGGCCCAATGACCATTACAATGTTGTTATATAACACATTGCGGGCAGCAAAACTGTTTCCAACCTAACCAAGTTTCAGCGAGTTACTGTTCATGGCACCAAATCTTTCTTCGGCAACTCGGATTGGTCTGAACATTCTGGCTTTTTTAGGCCTGTCCCTGACCCTTTATCTTGGCCACACAGTCATTATTCCACTGGTCATCGCTGCCATGCTGGCGGTGATCCTGTACCCCGCTGCCACCTGGCTGAACAGAAAACTGCACATTCCATGGTTTTTTGCCTGCCTCAGTGTCATTCTGGCCGTGGTTGCAGTGAATGTCGCCATTTTTGTGGGGTTTGCCTTTTCCATCCCATCGATGCTGGAACAATTGCCCAACCCACGCGACACGGATCGTCTCGAGCAAATCTATAGCAAATCGCGGGATGTGGTGGCATCGGTTGCCCCAGGTTCCGTGAATCGAGTGATGCCAGTCGACCCACAGCGTTCCACGGTGTTCGCCTATGTGAAGAAATTCCTCGAAGGGGATGTGATTGTTAACCAGTTTGTCGTCCTTGGCAAAGCCGTGGGAGTGTGGCTGTTACAAAGCATTATTATTCTGTTTGTGATGCTGTTTATGATGCTGGAAGGGGCATTTCTTGGTGCACGCATTCGAGAAATCTTTGGCACCAATGGCGTTATTCAAAGCCGCGTCCGCCACGCACTGACAGAAATGATTGAGGCAATCCGTTCTTACCTTGTCTGGCGAACCATCGTCAACTGCGGGCTGGGACTATTTCTGGGGATAATCTACTCGCTGATGGATTTGAAACAGCCGTGGACTTGGGCATTACTGACCGCATTGCTTTCATACATCCCATACATCGGCACCATCATTGCGGGGATTCCGCCGGTACTGGATGCGTTAATCAACTGCTCTCCGTGGCATGCTCTGTTTATCATGTTGATCTACATTATTGTGGTAACGGTGGAAGGTTACCTGATTGTACCCCTGGTGATGGGACGCAGCATGGACCTGAATGCCACCACCGTGATGCTGGCGTGCCTCTATTGGGATCTCGTGTGGGGTACCATGGGGCTGTTTCTGGCCATGCCGGTGATGGCTGGCATTCGTGCAATCTGCCTGCACACCGAAGGCTGGGAAACCTGGGCAAATCTCATGAGTACCGAAAAAGGGGTGAAAATGATGAAAAAACCCAATTACGGCTCCGATACACTTTAGCCATTCGATAGAGCATTTTTAAGTTGCGATGTTAGTTGAATCATTGCAGCACTCATACGCAATGTGGCACCTGCTTCAACTGGTGTTGTTTGAATCAACGGCAGGAAAATGCTGCCACGAGTTTGCTCAGCAGTTTGTAAGAATGAGACACTACTGATCCATGTGAAAGTGAATTTGAAATGCACAGAATCAAAAAATACAAATGGTGGTTTATTGCTGGTACACTGGCATTCTGCATTCTGTTATGGGCAGTCTGGCCTGCAAGATTGAACCGCACCATCAGTTACGAAACTACGCGAGTAACAACGTATGATGCCGATGGGAATATCGACTATTATGGTGTGCTGAACAAAAAGCTAAAGGGGGATATCAAGCCGGATGACAATGCCATGGTATTGCTTATCCAGGCGATTGGCCCGTTTCCGGAAGGACAGCGAATGCCACCGATGTTCTACGAATTGCTGGAAGTCGAAGAACCGAAAGGTGAGGGGATCTATTTCAAGAATTTCAGCAGAAAAGATGAAAACGATCCCGAGCGAACACGAGGTGATCTTCCTGAAGAATGTAACCAACCATGGAGTAAAATTGATTATCCTGAAGTAGCTGCCTGGCTGAAAGCGAACGAAGAGCCAGTCAAAATTGCTATGCGGGCGATTGAACGACCGAGCTATTATTACCCACTGGTGCCGGTAACAGGTTCTTCGAGACCTTTATTGCTCGCAGCAAACTTTTCTTTTTCACAAAAGTTCAGAAATCTTGCATATTACTTCAAAGTTCGGGCAATGAATGCAATCCAGGAGCAGCGTATTCAGGATGCCTGGAATGATCTGTATGCTGCCATGCGACTAGGGCGGTTGATCCAGTCCAATGCTGGAACGGTAATTGATTCGCTCGTAGGGCAGGCCGTGATACGACTTGCCCAAGGTGCTTGTGGCTACCTCTACCCAAAGTTGACCCGAGAGAACTTTGCTTTCGATTCATTACATCAGCAACTCTCAGAACTACCGCCTCGGCGAAGCTTAGGCAGACAGTTGGACGAATGTGAACGTTTCTGCATTCTCGATCTGCTACAACATGCGCATGGCACTACTTGGAATGGGGATGTCAACGAATTGATGAGACTGGAAGATCTGCAAGCCAGGCCAGGATTAATCAAGCGAATGTTCATAAGATCTTTGAATTATAATCAGATTCTGCTTAGGATTAACGAAGTATTTGACGCATATATTGCAGCCTCTCAGAAGCCTGATATCAATGCAAAACGCGTGGCTTGTCAACAAGTAATTGAATCATTGAAACAAAGTCCCCCACCAAAGTTTTCCATCTTATCCAGCTCACGAACTCGAGCTATTCACATTGCCAATGGGGTGTTACTTGAATTGACTGGCAATTATGACAGACTTATTGTCAGTAGTGCTTATCTGGAAATTCAAACTAGGATATTTGAACTTGCTTTCTCGGTTGCAGAATATCGTGTTCAGCATGGTCACTATCCCGAAAAGCTGGAAGAATTAAAGTTGCCTGCGGCACAGCTTATTGATGGCTATTCTGGCAAGCAACTACATTATGAGCGGTGGAACGAGGGTTTTCTTCTGTGCAGTCTGGGCGAAAATCAGCAGTGGGAGCGATACCTGCAAACGGCACGCGACAAAAAAAGCAAACCAAATCTACAGGATGAACAGGAGCGTGCATTCCGATTGACTTTGCTGCGGATCCCCGTACCCGGTGAATGATTCGGAAAAAAGAAACTCTGTCGTTGGTGACATTGTTGTTTTGTAGCAAGACCGAGTGTCAAGAGATGGTCATTTGCTTTCTGGAATTAACGCTAATCGGAAACCAATGACCTTACTTCGATCGTCTGGTGTGTTTCGGAAGCGGATCGCTCCGCGACAGAATTCTCCCTCATCGCTCCAGCTTCCTCCACGGAAAACACGATACTTACTCCCTGGGTATAAATTATCACACCATTCTGCAACATTCCCACTCATGTCACACAATCCCCAGGGATGAGGAGCCTGCTTTGAATATGTACCCACATGACAAGGACGTTCGAGGGTATTACCTTTAATTTTCGTGCCATAGGGTCTTTCACCTCGGTGATTCGCTTTATCTCCATTCAGCTCATTACCCCAGTAAAAAGCTTGCTTATTTCCTTTGCTTCCACGATAAGCATATTCCCATTCATCTTCATGTGGTAATCGAATTTCAAAGCCAGCTAGTTTGCATTTCTTGATAAATATCTGGCAATCATCCCAACTGACGCTCTCTACTGGAAATTGACTTGTATCCATGTTGGCAACCAACATTTTATTTTCACCCGTTTTAGCAAAGCTGCACGGATTCATTCCCATGACCGACTCCCAATCACCCTGCATTACTTCAAATTTCCCCAGCCAGAATCCTGGGGTAGTGAAAGAATGCTCTTTCTGGTCTTTTGTTCGAAGCTTTTCGCTATCTGGTGCCCCTAATATCGCCTTTCCAGCCGGAATCCGACAAAACCGCATCTTCAGTTTCGGGTGGATCACAAAATCTCTTTCTTCACCTGGCTTCGGTCTGAGTTCAAGCTTTGGAGCAGCAGCAGCATTGAGACAACACCCAACCAGGAGAGTCAGTATTTGTACATAATGAAACATATTGAATCCCTAAAGATCCTGGGAATGATTCAGGCCCGGTTGATTCTTACTGTTCTATTTCAGTTACTTTAACATACTTGGTTTTGAATATCGTATTTCTGTCTTCTTTTCCGTGCAGGAGATATGTTACAATCACTGGCCAGGCAGTGCCGAAACTGAACGCCCATAGTGATTCTTCGATGGGCAACCCCAGGCAACGAGTGCCGGAAATGGCACTTTCCTGCCAGAATCGCCCCGCGTGGGGGGTGAAATTCAGATACACAATCGAAAATGCGGTGTACAGCAGGCAGAATTCAACCCCTGTTCTTAATAGTGGGGCGATCGATTGTGGGCGTTGCCAGTAGCAGAACAGCGTGCAGCAGATAAAACTGCCGATGCACGCATACAGAGAATGGCACCCCACAGCGACAGCACCGAATACCAGAGCAAGCGAGATTCCCGACCAGATGAGATATCGCTTTAAGATCTTTTCTGGCAATAACTTACAGCGATCTCCGTGCGGCACGACAATCAGCACTCCGACCAGCCCGCCGCTGACAAAACAGAACAGAAAATCTTCGATGCCCACCCCACGGAACAGTTGCACGTGGTGGTCTGGCAACCAGTAGGCGGGTACAAAAATGTAGCCTAGAACGGCAAAAGGCATGGTCAGGATGCCCGAAAGCAACGAAAGCTGCCGATTTCTGGCCCTTGCCAGCCACAACAGCAACCACACTCCCAGAAATAGAAGCATCGCACGAAGATACATCGCGAGTAGTCTCAGGTGGGAGTGAAGGTCAAATGATACACTTCAGTCGGCATTATTTCACAATCTTCCCACGAATACAACCTGCATTGTGGGGCAAAATTAACGCATTGGGAGTGGTTTGGTCAAAAAATGCCTGTGCGTTGTGTCAACCTGGAGAAATCTGCTTTTACTGCAGCCGTTCCGGAGATTCGCTTAATTTGACTTCCCCAAAGCGCTGGCCGGTGGAATCATAAAAGATAATGCAGTGGTCTTCGGTGGCCCAGATTGCTGAAGTGCGTAGCAGGCGGGGCCCTTCCACATGAAACAGCAGGCCACACAATTTTCCCCCACGTTCCAGCCGCGCCTGGTAGAGGGGGGTCTGCTTCGGATCCAGATGATCGTGGGAACACAAATATTCTTTCACGAAACGCCGCAAGGCTTCCGGTGTGGTAATTGCTACCACGGATTGATCGCTGGTGGGTGCTTCCGTGCTCATACCACTGCATCGGAAAGCAGAGAATTGGCACAATAGGCAGTTTGGGGAAACTTGTAAAGTTTGCACCCCATGTGCTGCCGATTTTACCAGCCGTGCAGTTGACGCAGGCCTTCATAGAGCACAATGCTGGCTGAATTGGCCAGATTGAGGCTGCGTACCCCTGTACCCGGCATCGGGATGGTGTAGGTTTGCACGGCAAATCGCTCGAGGATCGTGCGTGGCAGCCCGCTGGATTCGTTGCCGAATAACAGACAGGTGTCCGCTGTAAACGGTATCGTTGTGTAGTTGCGGTTGGTTGAAGTTTCAATACAGACGATGTTCTCTTCACCCACCACAGACAAAAACTGCTCAAAACTTTCATGGTGACGAATCGTCACCAGGTGCCAGTAATCCAGACCTGCTCTGGCAACCGCCCGATCATCGATCTGAAAACCCAGTTTACCTATCAGGTGCAGTGGGCAGTCGGTTGCTGCACACAAACGGGCGATATTTCCAGTATTTGGCGGGATTTCCGGTTCCCACAGTGCGATATGCATATTGAATCAGTTGTTGCATTCCTAACGGTTGCACAATCCCGCTTTTGGGATTCGGGCAAAAACACCCCATCTCCAGCACCAGTATCCGCCGTTTGGCAGTTACAACAGAATTATTCGAGCTTCGCGAGGGATCAGTGCTATGCCCGAAAACACCACTCGACAGTCCTGGATTCGGACCTTCAGTGGTACCGTTATTCTAGTAACGCTCTACCAGTTGGCTTGCCTGGTCAGCCAGCCCACATTACCGGAACCAACCATCCCCGGCTGGTTACCGTCGGTGCTGCCCGCTGCGCAAGCAATTCGGAATATTCTGATCCTTGCACTAGGGTACGGGGCCTTCGCGTACTTCATCGCCTGCATAGCCATTGTGCTGGAACTGAACTTCCACTTCGACCTCAAAACGATCGCTCGTCGACTAATCGGCTGGGCGGTGCTGGTGCCGTGCTGCTGTCTGGCTGTTGACTGGTATGGTGCCTTTCGCTGGCAGGGCCCACTGGTGGGTCCCGGGGGCACGCTGGGTGCTTTTATCGCGATTCAATTGGAACAACGATTTGAGTTTGTTGGCAGGATCATGCTGTTCAGTGCAGGCCTGGTATTTGGGGTCGTACTCAGTCTCGATTTTCTGCTGGTTGGCTTCTGGATACTCATTACCCGCACCGGCCAGTGGGTCGAAAAAGCCCCACAACGCCTGCGACTGGTGGCCAAATCACTGTTCGCCTCCCGAGAAGTGCTGGCAGAGCTGGACCAAACCATTCAGGCGGTATCACCTTCACCAGTCTTTTCGTTTGCCAGCAATCCACCACCAGTGGAACGGGAAGCAGAAAAAGAACCGGTACGCCAACCACTGCGCATCCCACCTGCGGTGCGTCAACCAATTGAGGAAATCCCTGCCCCACCTGAAGTGAAGCCACGCAAGTCTAAGCCAAATATTCCCGGAAATGACTTACCTGGGCTGGAATTGCTGGATGAATCTCCTGTTCAGCAAAACACAGACGATGAAGTCCATCTGCGGCAGGTGGCGGGGCTGTTGGAGAAAACATTTGCTGATTTCGGCCTGAAAGTCACCGTGGTGGGAATCCATACGGGCCCTGTTGTAACACAATACGAAATTGCGCTGGAAACTGGTCTGCGGGTATCCCGTGTGCTGGCCCTTTCTGAAGATATTGCCCTGAACCTGCGTGTGCAGAGCGTGCGGATTGTGGCACCCTTGCCAGGCCGGAATACCGTAGGGATCGAAGTACCCAATGAACGACGCAGCATCGTCCGCCTGCGGGAACTGATTCGAACCTGCGAAGAAGTGAGTGCCCATGCCCGACTGCCGATGATTCTGGGGAAAGACAGCGAAGGCGTGCCGTTGGTCTACGATCTGGCTGATATGCCCCACCTGTTGATTGCCGGGCGGACCGGCACCGGGAAATCGGTCTGCCTGAACTCCATTATCATCAGTCTGTTGCTGACAAGAAGGCCAGAAGAGTGTCGCCTGCTGATGATCGACCCGAAGCAGGTGGAATTGGCTGATTATGCGAAATTGCCCCACCTGATGCACCCTGTGGTCACAGATAACGCCAAAGCGGAAGCGATTTTATCGTGGGCAGTCGACAAAATGGAACAGCGCTACGACCTGTTACGACGGGCCCGGGTGCGGAACATTTCCAGCTATAACCAGTTGACCCACGATGAAATTATTCGCCGTGTGCGACCTGCAGAACCGGCCGATGCCGATCTGATTCCCGCCACCATGCCCTACATCGTCATCGTGATTGACGAAGTGGGCGATCTGATGATGGCGAGGAAGAAAGAAGTGGAAGGCCATATCATCCGTCTGGCACAGAAGTCGCGGGCGGCAGGTATTCACCTGATTCTGACTACCCAGCGGCCCACGGTGGATGTAATTACTGGCTTAATTAAGTCGAATTTGCCCGCCCGCATCTGCTTTCAGGTGGCAGACCGCTCGAACAGTCGCGTGGTCCTGGATGAAATGGGGGCGGAAAAACTGCTGGGCAAGGGAGATATGCTGTTTCTGCAGCCCAACAACAGCACCATTCTGCGGGCACAGGGCACTTACGTCAGCGATCAGGAAATTCTGCGGGTTACCGGATTTCTCGAAGTAGAAAACCCCGAATTTGATAACGAACTTCTGAACCTGAACCAGGAAGATAACTGTGGGGATGAGGAACCAACCGTTCCCGATCAATCCCGCAAACCGGATGCCCTGTACCAGCAAGCGGTTGAAATTGTCATTCGCGAAGGCCGTGGGAGTGTTTCCTTGCTCCAGCGGGCACTGGGAATTGGTTATGGACGTGCCGCACGCCTGATCGATTACATGGCCGAAGATGGTATTGTGGGCACTTACAATGGAGCCCAGGCCCGGGAAGTTCTGCTGACTCAGGAACAGTGGGATCACAAGCTGAATGGAACCACCGAAACCCATGTGGATGACCCACTGGAAGTGGATTTTTCCACAGAAGATCAGGATACTTTTTCGACTTAGAGCAGGTTTCGCCTGCACTTCATGGATTGTCGCAAGCATGATGCTCACTATGCTGAGATGCTTGAGCGATTCCCAGGGATGTGACACTCAAGCGGCTTATTCATATTCCCATTTCAGAATCCAGGGATCTTTTGTCTGCTTCTGGAACTCTTTCAGGTCGGCCTGCATTTTCTTCAGGATTTCCGCATACTCGGTCTTCCCAGCCAGATTCTGGGCTTCGTGTGGGTCATTTTCCAGGTCGTACAGTTCAAATGCTGGTCGCTGAATGTAATCCTTGACCGTGCGTTTCCCATACATCGCTTTGGGGCCTTGCTTGTAAGCTTCCTGCCACGTGGGGGCCTCCCACAGGTCGGACGCAAATGGATATGGCAGGGGGTGGGCCATATTCCAGATCAGCTTGTACTGCCGTTCGCGGACCACCCGCATTGGGTAATACATCGTAATTTCGTGAAACGTGTGGGAGGCGTAGATTTTATCCCACCCTTTTTTGGGTTCGGCATCCAGTACTGGCAGAAACGATTTCCCCTGAATCGCGGGTGCGGGATTTTTGATGCCAGCAA
The Zavarzinella sp. DNA segment above includes these coding regions:
- a CDS encoding transketolase encodes the protein MSASISELKDRLKRIRKGIITSTSAAASGHPTSSLSAAEMTTAIYFGGFMKFDPKNPTMADRDRFILSKGHAAPLLYAVMAEAGYFSADRLVTLRKLGSELEGHPNMRRLPGVEASTGSLGQGLSLGVGHALAARVDGLNYKTFVVMGDGEINEGQVWEAAMSAVKFKLDNLIAVVDQNGYQQTGAAKDVLDLSPIAPRWEAFGWAAQTINGNNLEECIAALTTACNTRGKPSVIISQTKKGYPINDILAADPNHHGKPLNKEETAQALAFIESL
- a CDS encoding transketolase C-terminal domain-containing protein is translated as MNMTMGKATREAFGIALAKLGEERADIVVVDGDVHNSTRTELFAKKFPERFFNVGIAESNMVGVAGGLASCGKQAWVSSFATFVMCNSYDQLRMSVAFPCLDVKVVGTHAGISIGEDGPSQMGIEDVGLACSLPNFTVVVPCDEPSMHAAIKAVSAMKGPAYVRAGRPVVPVLYPEGFTFTLGKANQLRAGTDLTIIANGLMVAPSLQAAEMLAATGVQARVLDFHTVKPCDHEAVLAAAKETGKILVVEEHLLHGGLGSVIAMSVVKQHPVPMRFVGIDDQFAESGTPESLLEKYGLNSQAIFQAAKELL
- a CDS encoding bifunctional 5,10-methylenetetrahydrofolate dehydrogenase/5,10-methenyltetrahydrofolate cyclohydrolase; this encodes MSAQIISGLELSKTIRAEIASEVQHLVARNLPPPGLAAVLVGNHPASEVYVSNKAKACESVGLRSWLHRLPDNATENDLLHLVDQLNQDPQVSGILVQLPLPRHMNEAAIIQRIDPKKDVDAFHPENVGLLATGYPRFLPCTPFGVQQMLERSGIPTQGKRAVIIGRSNIVGKPLGLIMMQKPTHHFPQACNSTVTVVHSNSEELAEIARTADILIAAVGKPRFVTAEMVKPGAAVIDVGINSVDGKLVGDVDADQVAPIASWLSPVPKGVGPMTITMLLYNTLRAAKLFPT
- a CDS encoding AI-2E family transporter; this translates as MAPNLSSATRIGLNILAFLGLSLTLYLGHTVIIPLVIAAMLAVILYPAATWLNRKLHIPWFFACLSVILAVVAVNVAIFVGFAFSIPSMLEQLPNPRDTDRLEQIYSKSRDVVASVAPGSVNRVMPVDPQRSTVFAYVKKFLEGDVIVNQFVVLGKAVGVWLLQSIIILFVMLFMMLEGAFLGARIREIFGTNGVIQSRVRHALTEMIEAIRSYLVWRTIVNCGLGLFLGIIYSLMDLKQPWTWALLTALLSYIPYIGTIIAGIPPVLDALINCSPWHALFIMLIYIIVVTVEGYLIVPLVMGRSMDLNATTVMLACLYWDLVWGTMGLFLAMPVMAGIRAICLHTEGWETWANLMSTEKGVKMMKKPNYGSDTL
- a CDS encoding formylglycine-generating enzyme family protein, encoding MFHYVQILTLLVGCCLNAAAAPKLELRPKPGEERDFVIHPKLKMRFCRIPAGKAILGAPDSEKLRTKDQKEHSFTTPGFWLGKFEVMQGDWESVMGMNPCSFAKTGENKMLVANMDTSQFPVESVSWDDCQIFIKKCKLAGFEIRLPHEDEWEYAYRGSKGNKQAFYWGNELNGDKANHRGERPYGTKIKGNTLERPCHVGTYSKQAPHPWGLCDMSGNVAEWCDNLYPGSKYRVFRGGSWSDEGEFCRGAIRFRNTPDDRSKVIGFRLALIPESK
- a CDS encoding lycopene cyclase domain-containing protein, whose product is MLLFLGVWLLLWLARARNRQLSLLSGILTMPFAVLGYIFVPAYWLPDHHVQLFRGVGIEDFLFCFVSGGLVGVLIVVPHGDRCKLLPEKILKRYLIWSGISLALVFGAVAVGCHSLYACIGSFICCTLFCYWQRPQSIAPLLRTGVEFCLLYTAFSIVYLNFTPHAGRFWQESAISGTRCLGLPIEESLWAFSFGTAWPVIVTYLLHGKEDRNTIFKTKYVKVTEIEQ
- a CDS encoding tRNA (cytidine(34)-2'-O)-methyltransferase — protein: MHIALWEPEIPPNTGNIARLCAATDCPLHLIGKLGFQIDDRAVARAGLDYWHLVTIRHHESFEQFLSVVGEENIVCIETSTNRNYTTIPFTADTCLLFGNESSGLPRTILERFAVQTYTIPMPGTGVRSLNLANSASIVLYEGLRQLHGW
- a CDS encoding DNA translocase FtsK 4TM domain-containing protein, which produces MPENTTRQSWIRTFSGTVILVTLYQLACLVSQPTLPEPTIPGWLPSVLPAAQAIRNILILALGYGAFAYFIACIAIVLELNFHFDLKTIARRLIGWAVLVPCCCLAVDWYGAFRWQGPLVGPGGTLGAFIAIQLEQRFEFVGRIMLFSAGLVFGVVLSLDFLLVGFWILITRTGQWVEKAPQRLRLVAKSLFASREVLAELDQTIQAVSPSPVFSFASNPPPVEREAEKEPVRQPLRIPPAVRQPIEEIPAPPEVKPRKSKPNIPGNDLPGLELLDESPVQQNTDDEVHLRQVAGLLEKTFADFGLKVTVVGIHTGPVVTQYEIALETGLRVSRVLALSEDIALNLRVQSVRIVAPLPGRNTVGIEVPNERRSIVRLRELIRTCEEVSAHARLPMILGKDSEGVPLVYDLADMPHLLIAGRTGTGKSVCLNSIIISLLLTRRPEECRLLMIDPKQVELADYAKLPHLMHPVVTDNAKAEAILSWAVDKMEQRYDLLRRARVRNISSYNQLTHDEIIRRVRPAEPADADLIPATMPYIVIVIDEVGDLMMARKKEVEGHIIRLAQKSRAAGIHLILTTQRPTVDVITGLIKSNLPARICFQVADRSNSRVVLDEMGAEKLLGKGDMLFLQPNNSTILRAQGTYVSDQEILRVTGFLEVENPEFDNELLNLNQEDNCGDEEPTVPDQSRKPDALYQQAVEIVIREGRGSVSLLQRALGIGYGRAARLIDYMAEDGIVGTYNGAQAREVLLTQEQWDHKLNGTTETHVDDPLEVDFSTEDQDTFST